One genomic region from Pseudorca crassidens isolate mPseCra1 chromosome 11, mPseCra1.hap1, whole genome shotgun sequence encodes:
- the TNS2 gene encoding tensin-2 isoform X12 encodes MKSSGPVERLLRALGRRDSSRATNRGEEGVSAAWRTGTSGPGEQAWLRPSCRPRKAEPHSFREKVFRKKPPVCAVCKVTIDGTGVSCRVCKVATHRKCEAKVTSSCQALPPTELRRNTAPVRRIEHLGSTKSLNYSKQRSTLPRLRLLPRSFSLDPLMERRWDLDLTYVTERILAAAFPARPDEQRHRGHLRELAHVLQSKHRDKYLLFNLSEKRHDLTRLNPKVQDFGWPELHAPPLDKLCSICKAMETWLSADPQHVVVLYCKGSKGKLGVIVSAYMHYSKISAGADQALATLTMRKFCEDKVASELQPSQRRYISYFSGLLSGSIRMNSSPLFLHYVLVPMLPAFEPGTGFQPFLKIYQSMQLVYTSGIYHVAGPGPQQLCISLEPALLLKGDVMVTCYHRGSRGTDRTLVFRVQFHTCTIHGPRLTFPKDQLDEAWADERFPFQASVEFVFSSSPEKIKGSTPRNEPSVSVDYNTAEPAVRWDSYENFNLHHEDSVDDSVTHTRGPLDGSPYAQVQRAPRQTPPAPSPEPPPPPLLSVSSDSGHSSTLTAEPAAESPGRPPPTAAERRELERLLGGCGVAAGGRGAGRETAILDDEEQPPAGGGPRLGMYSGHRPGLSRHCSCRQGYREPCGVPNGGYYRPEGTLERRRLAYGAYEGPPQGYAEASVEKRRLCRSLSEGPYPYPPELGKPANGDFGYRAPGYREVVILEDPGLPALCSCPACEEKLALPTAALYGLRLEREAGEGWADEAGKALLHPVRPGHPLPLLVPSCGHHHAPVPGYSCLKPPKAGEEGHEGCSYAMCPEGRYGHPGYPALVTYGYGGAVPSYCPAYGRAPHSCGSPGEGRRYPSSGAHSPQAGSISPGSPPYPQSRNLSYEIPAEEGGDRYPPPGHLAPAGPLASAESPEPVSWRESPSGHSTLPRSPRDAQCNASSELSGPSTPLHTSSPVQGKESARRQDTRSPTLAPTQRLSPGEALPPASQGGAERAPELPARSGPEPPAPGPFSPASPPSSPNDWPQERSPGGRSDSTSPRGPVPTTLPGLRHAPWQGLRDSPDSPDGSPLTPVPTQMPWLVASPELPRSSPVPAFPLAASYDISGPTQPPLPEKRHLLGPGQQPGPWGPEQASPPARGTSHHVTFAPLLPDNAPQPPEPPTQESQSNVKFVQDTSKFWYKPHLSRDQAIALLKDKDPGAFLIRDSHSFQGAYGLALKVATPPPSAQPWKGDPLEQLVRHFLIETGPKGVKIKGCPSEPYFGSLSALVSQHSISPLSLPCCLRIPSKDPLEEAPEAPAPANMSTAADLLRQGAGLSPGHHADGQPEEALLSPPLSSEQHHLRQH; translated from the exons ATGAAGTCCAGCGGCCCAGTGGAGAGGCTGCTCAGAGccctggggaggagggacagCAGCCGGgccaccaacagg GGGGAGGAGGGCGTGTCAGCCGCCTGGAGGACTGGGACATCGGGACCAGGGGAGCAGGCCTGGCTGAGGCCCTCCTGCCGG CCTAGGAAAGCTGAGCCACATAGCTTCCGGGAGAAGGTTTTCCGGAAGAAACCACCGGTCTGTGCAGTGTGTAAGGTGACCATCGATGGGACAGGCGTCTCATGCCGAG TCTGCAAGGTTGCGACACACAGAAAATGTGAAGCAAAG GTGACTTCGTCCTGTCAGGCCTTGCCTCCCACGGAGCTG CGGAGAAACACGGCCCCTGTGAGGCGCATAGAGCACCTG GGATCCACCAAGTCTCTGAACTACTCAAAGCAACGCAGCACTCTGCCCAG GCTTCGCCTCCTCCCCAGGAGCTTCAGCCTGGATCCTCTCATGGAGCGCCGCTGGGACTTGGACCTCACCTACGTGACGGAGCGGATCCTGGCCGCCGCCTTCCCCGCGCGGCCCGACGAACAGCGACACCGGGGACACCTGCGCGAGCTGGCTCACGTGCTGCAATCCAAGCACCGCGACAAGTACCTG CTCTTCAACCTTTCAGAGAAAAGACATGACCTGACCCGCCTAAACCCCAAG GTCCAGGACTTTGGCTGGCCTGAGCTGCACGCGCCCCCGCTGGACAAGCTGTGCTCCATCTGCAAAGCCATGGAGACGTGGCTCAGTGCTGACCCGCAGCATGTGGTCGTACTGTACTGCAAG GGGAGCAAGGGCAAGCTCGGGGTCATCGTCTCTGCCTACATGCACTACAGCAAGATCTCTGCAGG GGCGGACCAGGCGCTGGCTACCCTTACCATGCGGAAGTTCTGTGAGGACAAGGTGGCCTCGGAGCTGCAGCCCTCCCAGCGCCG GTATATCAGCTACTTCAGTGGTCTGCTGTCCGGCTCCATCAGAATGAACAGCAGCCCTCTCTTCCTGCACTATGTGCTCGTGCCCATGCTGCCAGCCTTTGAACCTGGCACGG GTTTCCAGCCCTTCCTCAAGATCTACCAGTCCATGCAGCTTGTCTACACGTCTGGAATCTA tcATGTCGCAGGCCCTGGTCCCCAGCAGCTTTGCATCAGCCTAGAGCCGGCTCTCCTCCTCAAAGGCGATGTCATG GTGACGTGCTATCACAGGGGTAGCCGGGGGACTGACCGGACCCTCGTGTTCCGAGTCCAGTTCCACACGTGTACCATCCATGGACCACGGCTCACCTTCCCCAAGGACCAGCTGGACGAGGCCTGGGCCG ACGAGAGGTTCCCCTTCCAAGCCTCGGTGGAGTTCGTCTTCTCCTCCAGCCCAGAGAAGATCAAAG GCAGCACCCCACGGAACGAGCCCTCGGTCTCTGTTGACTACAACACGGCAGAGCCTGCCGTGCGCTGGGACTCTTACGAGAACTTCAACCTGCACCACGAGGACAGTGTGGATG ACTCCGTCACCCATACCCGGGGGCCCCTGGATGGCAGTCCTTACGCCCAGGTGCAGCGGGCCCCCCGCCAGACCCCGCCGGCGCCCTCTCCggagccgcccccgcccccgctgcTCTCTGTCAGCAGCGATTCTGGCCATTCGTCCACGCTGACCGCCGAGCCCGCCGCCGAGTCCCCTGGCCGGCCACCCCCGACAGCTGCCGAGCGGCGGGAGCTGGAGCGCCTCCTGGGGGGCTGTGGCGTGGCCGCCGGGGGCCGGGGAGCTGGGCGTGAGACGGCCATCCTCGatgatgaagagcagcccccggcGGGCGGAGGCCCCCGCCTTGGAATGTATTCGGGACACAGGCCTGGCCTCAGCCGCCACTGCTCCTGCCGCCAGGGCTACCGGGAACCCTGCGGGGTCCCCAATGGGGGCTACTACCGGCCAGAGGGGACCCTGGAGAGGAGGCGGCTGGCCTACGGGGCCTACGAGGGGCCCCCACAGGGCTATGCTGAGGCCTCCGTGGAGAAGAGGCGCCTCTGCCGATCGCTGTCCGAGGGGCCGTACCCCTACCCGCCTGAGCTGGGGAAACCGGCCAATGGGGACTTTGGCTACCGCGCCCCAGGCTACCGGGAGGTGGTGATCCTGGAGGACCCTGGGCTGCCTGCCCTGTGCTCATGCCCCGCCTGTGAGGAGAAGCTAGCGCTGCCCACGGCAGCCCTCTATGGGCTGCGCCTggagagggaggctggagaggggtGGGCGGATGAGGCTGGTAAGGCCCTCCTGCACCCGGTGCGGCCTGGGCACCCGCTGCCCCTGCTGGTGCCTTCCTGTGGGCACCACCATGCCCCAGTGCCCGGCTACAGCTGCCTGAAGCCGCCCAAGGCAGGCGAGGAAGGGCATGAGGGCTGCTCCTACGCCATGTGCCCCGAAGGCAGGTATGGGCATCCAGGGTACCCTGCCCTGGTGACATACGGCTATGGAGGAGCGGTTCCCAGTTACTGCCCAGCGTATGGCCGGGCGCCTCACAGCTGCGGGTCTCCAGGCGAGGGCAGAAGGTATCCCAGCTCTGGTGCCCACTCCCCCCAGGCTGGCTCCATTTCCCCCGGTAGCCCACCCTACCCCCAATCCAGGAACCTCAGCTACGAGATCCctgcagaggaaggaggggacagGTATCCGCCGCCGGGGCACCTGGCCCCAGCAGGACCCTTGGCATCTGCAG AGTCGCCGGAGCCGGTGTCCTGGAGGGAGAGCCCCAGCGGGCACAGCACCCTGCCTCGGTCTCCCCGAGATGCCCAGTGCAATGCCTCTTCTGAGCTGTCCGGTCCCTCCACGCCCCTGCACACCAGCAGCCCAGTCCAGGGCAAGGAGAG CGCCCGACGGCAGGACACTAGGTCCCCCACCTTGGCGCCCACTCAGAGACTGAGTCCCGGAGAGGCCTTGCCACCTGCTTCCCAGGGAGGGGCTGAAAGAGCTCCAGAGCTGCCAGCAAGAAGTGGGCCTGAGCCTCCGGCCCCTGGtcccttctccccagcctccccgccCAGCTCACCCAACGACTGGCCTCAGGAGAGGAGCCCGGGGGGCCGTTCGGACAGCACCAGTCCAAGGGGCCCTGTACCCACCACCCTGCCCGGCCTCCGCCACGCCCCCTGGCAGGGCCTTCGAGACTCCCCGGACAGCCCAGACGGGTCCCCCCTCACCCCTGTGCCTACTCAGATGCCCTGGCTTGTGGCGAGCCCAGAGCTGCCACGGAGCTCACCCGTACCTGCCTTCCCTCTGGCTGCATCTTATGACATCAGTGGCCCTACCCAGCCCCCACTTCCCGAGAAGCGCCACCTGCTGGGGCCTGGGCAACAGCCGGGACCCTGGGGCCCAGAGCAGGCATCGCCACCAGCCAGAGGCACGAGTCACCATGTCACCTTTGCACCTCTGCTCCCGGATaatgccccccaacccccag AGCCCCCTACGCAAGAGAGCCAGAGCAACGTCAAGTTTGTCCAGGATACGTCCAAGTTCTGGTATAAGCCACACCTGTCCCGTGACCAAG CCATTGCCCTGCTGAAGGACAAGGACCCTGGGGCCTTCTTGATCAGGGACAGTCATTCATTCCAAGGAGCCTATGGGCTGGCTCTCAAGGTGGCTACGCCCCCACCCAGCGCCCAGCCCTGGAAAG GGGACCCCTTGGAACAGCTGGTCCGCCATTTTCTCATTGAGACTGGGCCCAAAGGGGTGAAGATCAAGGGGTGCCCCAGCGAGCCCTACTTTG GCAGCCTGTCGGCCCTGGTCTCCCAGCACTCCATCTCCCCGCTGTCCCTGCCCTGCTGCCTGCGCATTCCCAGCAAAG ATCCTCTGGAGGAGGCCCCAGAGGCCCCAGCGCCCGCCAACATGAGCACAGCGGCAGACCTCCTGCGCCAGGGCGCCG GTCTCAGCCCAGGGCATCACGCTGACGGACAACCAGAGGAA GCTCTTCTTTCGCCGCCATTATCCAGTGAACAGCATCACCTTCGCCAGCACTGA
- the TNS2 gene encoding tensin-2 isoform X3, whose product MKSSGPVERLLRALGRRDSSRATNRPRKAEPHSFREKVFRKKPPVCAVCKVTIDGTGVSCRVCKVATHRKCEAKVTSSCQALPPTELRRNTAPVRRIEHLGSTKSLNYSKQRSTLPRSFSLDPLMERRWDLDLTYVTERILAAAFPARPDEQRHRGHLRELAHVLQSKHRDKYLLFNLSEKRHDLTRLNPKVQDFGWPELHAPPLDKLCSICKAMETWLSADPQHVVVLYCKGSKGKLGVIVSAYMHYSKISAGADQALATLTMRKFCEDKVASELQPSQRRYISYFSGLLSGSIRMNSSPLFLHYVLVPMLPAFEPGTGFQPFLKIYQSMQLVYTSGIYHVAGPGPQQLCISLEPALLLKGDVMVTCYHRGSRGTDRTLVFRVQFHTCTIHGPRLTFPKDQLDEAWADERFPFQASVEFVFSSSPEKIKGSTPRNEPSVSVDYNTAEPAVRWDSYENFNLHHEDSVDDSVTHTRGPLDGSPYAQVQRAPRQTPPAPSPEPPPPPLLSVSSDSGHSSTLTAEPAAESPGRPPPTAAERRELERLLGGCGVAAGGRGAGRETAILDDEEQPPAGGGPRLGMYSGHRPGLSRHCSCRQGYREPCGVPNGGYYRPEGTLERRRLAYGAYEGPPQGYAEASVEKRRLCRSLSEGPYPYPPELGKPANGDFGYRAPGYREVVILEDPGLPALCSCPACEEKLALPTAALYGLRLEREAGEGWADEAGKALLHPVRPGHPLPLLVPSCGHHHAPVPGYSCLKPPKAGEEGHEGCSYAMCPEGRYGHPGYPALVTYGYGGAVPSYCPAYGRAPHSCGSPGEGRRYPSSGAHSPQAGSISPGSPPYPQSRNLSYEIPAEEGGDRYPPPGHLAPAGPLASAESPEPVSWRESPSGHSTLPRSPRDAQCNASSELSGPSTPLHTSSPVQGKESARRQDTRSPTLAPTQRLSPGEALPPASQGGAERAPELPARSGPEPPAPGPFSPASPPSSPNDWPQERSPGGRSDSTSPRGPVPTTLPGLRHAPWQGLRDSPDSPDGSPLTPVPTQMPWLVASPELPRSSPVPAFPLAASYDISGPTQPPLPEKRHLLGPGQQPGPWGPEQASPPARGTSHHVTFAPLLPDNAPQPPEPPTQESQSNVKFVQDTSKFWYKPHLSRDQAIALLKDKDPGAFLIRDSHSFQGAYGLALKVATPPPSAQPWKGDPLEQLVRHFLIETGPKGVKIKGCPSEPYFGSLSALVSQHSISPLSLPCCLRIPSKDPLEEAPEAPAPANMSTAADLLRQGAACSVLYLTSVETESLTGPQAVARASSAALSCSPRPTPAIVHFKVSAQGITLTDNQRKLFFRRHYPVNSITFASTDPQDRRWTNPDGTTSKIFGFVAKKPGSPWENVCHLFAELDPDQPAGAIVTFITKVLLGQRK is encoded by the exons ATGAAGTCCAGCGGCCCAGTGGAGAGGCTGCTCAGAGccctggggaggagggacagCAGCCGGgccaccaacagg CCTAGGAAAGCTGAGCCACATAGCTTCCGGGAGAAGGTTTTCCGGAAGAAACCACCGGTCTGTGCAGTGTGTAAGGTGACCATCGATGGGACAGGCGTCTCATGCCGAG TCTGCAAGGTTGCGACACACAGAAAATGTGAAGCAAAG GTGACTTCGTCCTGTCAGGCCTTGCCTCCCACGGAGCTG CGGAGAAACACGGCCCCTGTGAGGCGCATAGAGCACCTG GGATCCACCAAGTCTCTGAACTACTCAAAGCAACGCAGCACTCTGCCCAG GAGCTTCAGCCTGGATCCTCTCATGGAGCGCCGCTGGGACTTGGACCTCACCTACGTGACGGAGCGGATCCTGGCCGCCGCCTTCCCCGCGCGGCCCGACGAACAGCGACACCGGGGACACCTGCGCGAGCTGGCTCACGTGCTGCAATCCAAGCACCGCGACAAGTACCTG CTCTTCAACCTTTCAGAGAAAAGACATGACCTGACCCGCCTAAACCCCAAG GTCCAGGACTTTGGCTGGCCTGAGCTGCACGCGCCCCCGCTGGACAAGCTGTGCTCCATCTGCAAAGCCATGGAGACGTGGCTCAGTGCTGACCCGCAGCATGTGGTCGTACTGTACTGCAAG GGGAGCAAGGGCAAGCTCGGGGTCATCGTCTCTGCCTACATGCACTACAGCAAGATCTCTGCAGG GGCGGACCAGGCGCTGGCTACCCTTACCATGCGGAAGTTCTGTGAGGACAAGGTGGCCTCGGAGCTGCAGCCCTCCCAGCGCCG GTATATCAGCTACTTCAGTGGTCTGCTGTCCGGCTCCATCAGAATGAACAGCAGCCCTCTCTTCCTGCACTATGTGCTCGTGCCCATGCTGCCAGCCTTTGAACCTGGCACGG GTTTCCAGCCCTTCCTCAAGATCTACCAGTCCATGCAGCTTGTCTACACGTCTGGAATCTA tcATGTCGCAGGCCCTGGTCCCCAGCAGCTTTGCATCAGCCTAGAGCCGGCTCTCCTCCTCAAAGGCGATGTCATG GTGACGTGCTATCACAGGGGTAGCCGGGGGACTGACCGGACCCTCGTGTTCCGAGTCCAGTTCCACACGTGTACCATCCATGGACCACGGCTCACCTTCCCCAAGGACCAGCTGGACGAGGCCTGGGCCG ACGAGAGGTTCCCCTTCCAAGCCTCGGTGGAGTTCGTCTTCTCCTCCAGCCCAGAGAAGATCAAAG GCAGCACCCCACGGAACGAGCCCTCGGTCTCTGTTGACTACAACACGGCAGAGCCTGCCGTGCGCTGGGACTCTTACGAGAACTTCAACCTGCACCACGAGGACAGTGTGGATG ACTCCGTCACCCATACCCGGGGGCCCCTGGATGGCAGTCCTTACGCCCAGGTGCAGCGGGCCCCCCGCCAGACCCCGCCGGCGCCCTCTCCggagccgcccccgcccccgctgcTCTCTGTCAGCAGCGATTCTGGCCATTCGTCCACGCTGACCGCCGAGCCCGCCGCCGAGTCCCCTGGCCGGCCACCCCCGACAGCTGCCGAGCGGCGGGAGCTGGAGCGCCTCCTGGGGGGCTGTGGCGTGGCCGCCGGGGGCCGGGGAGCTGGGCGTGAGACGGCCATCCTCGatgatgaagagcagcccccggcGGGCGGAGGCCCCCGCCTTGGAATGTATTCGGGACACAGGCCTGGCCTCAGCCGCCACTGCTCCTGCCGCCAGGGCTACCGGGAACCCTGCGGGGTCCCCAATGGGGGCTACTACCGGCCAGAGGGGACCCTGGAGAGGAGGCGGCTGGCCTACGGGGCCTACGAGGGGCCCCCACAGGGCTATGCTGAGGCCTCCGTGGAGAAGAGGCGCCTCTGCCGATCGCTGTCCGAGGGGCCGTACCCCTACCCGCCTGAGCTGGGGAAACCGGCCAATGGGGACTTTGGCTACCGCGCCCCAGGCTACCGGGAGGTGGTGATCCTGGAGGACCCTGGGCTGCCTGCCCTGTGCTCATGCCCCGCCTGTGAGGAGAAGCTAGCGCTGCCCACGGCAGCCCTCTATGGGCTGCGCCTggagagggaggctggagaggggtGGGCGGATGAGGCTGGTAAGGCCCTCCTGCACCCGGTGCGGCCTGGGCACCCGCTGCCCCTGCTGGTGCCTTCCTGTGGGCACCACCATGCCCCAGTGCCCGGCTACAGCTGCCTGAAGCCGCCCAAGGCAGGCGAGGAAGGGCATGAGGGCTGCTCCTACGCCATGTGCCCCGAAGGCAGGTATGGGCATCCAGGGTACCCTGCCCTGGTGACATACGGCTATGGAGGAGCGGTTCCCAGTTACTGCCCAGCGTATGGCCGGGCGCCTCACAGCTGCGGGTCTCCAGGCGAGGGCAGAAGGTATCCCAGCTCTGGTGCCCACTCCCCCCAGGCTGGCTCCATTTCCCCCGGTAGCCCACCCTACCCCCAATCCAGGAACCTCAGCTACGAGATCCctgcagaggaaggaggggacagGTATCCGCCGCCGGGGCACCTGGCCCCAGCAGGACCCTTGGCATCTGCAG AGTCGCCGGAGCCGGTGTCCTGGAGGGAGAGCCCCAGCGGGCACAGCACCCTGCCTCGGTCTCCCCGAGATGCCCAGTGCAATGCCTCTTCTGAGCTGTCCGGTCCCTCCACGCCCCTGCACACCAGCAGCCCAGTCCAGGGCAAGGAGAG CGCCCGACGGCAGGACACTAGGTCCCCCACCTTGGCGCCCACTCAGAGACTGAGTCCCGGAGAGGCCTTGCCACCTGCTTCCCAGGGAGGGGCTGAAAGAGCTCCAGAGCTGCCAGCAAGAAGTGGGCCTGAGCCTCCGGCCCCTGGtcccttctccccagcctccccgccCAGCTCACCCAACGACTGGCCTCAGGAGAGGAGCCCGGGGGGCCGTTCGGACAGCACCAGTCCAAGGGGCCCTGTACCCACCACCCTGCCCGGCCTCCGCCACGCCCCCTGGCAGGGCCTTCGAGACTCCCCGGACAGCCCAGACGGGTCCCCCCTCACCCCTGTGCCTACTCAGATGCCCTGGCTTGTGGCGAGCCCAGAGCTGCCACGGAGCTCACCCGTACCTGCCTTCCCTCTGGCTGCATCTTATGACATCAGTGGCCCTACCCAGCCCCCACTTCCCGAGAAGCGCCACCTGCTGGGGCCTGGGCAACAGCCGGGACCCTGGGGCCCAGAGCAGGCATCGCCACCAGCCAGAGGCACGAGTCACCATGTCACCTTTGCACCTCTGCTCCCGGATaatgccccccaacccccag AGCCCCCTACGCAAGAGAGCCAGAGCAACGTCAAGTTTGTCCAGGATACGTCCAAGTTCTGGTATAAGCCACACCTGTCCCGTGACCAAG CCATTGCCCTGCTGAAGGACAAGGACCCTGGGGCCTTCTTGATCAGGGACAGTCATTCATTCCAAGGAGCCTATGGGCTGGCTCTCAAGGTGGCTACGCCCCCACCCAGCGCCCAGCCCTGGAAAG GGGACCCCTTGGAACAGCTGGTCCGCCATTTTCTCATTGAGACTGGGCCCAAAGGGGTGAAGATCAAGGGGTGCCCCAGCGAGCCCTACTTTG GCAGCCTGTCGGCCCTGGTCTCCCAGCACTCCATCTCCCCGCTGTCCCTGCCCTGCTGCCTGCGCATTCCCAGCAAAG ATCCTCTGGAGGAGGCCCCAGAGGCCCCAGCGCCCGCCAACATGAGCACAGCGGCAGACCTCCTGCGCCAGGGCGCCG cctGCAGTGTGCTCTACCTGACCTCAGTGGAGACGGAGTCGCTGACAGGCCCCCAAGCAGTGGCGCGGGCCAGCTCCGCAGCTCTGAGCTGCAGCCCCCGCCCCACGCCAGCCATTGTCCACTTCAAGGTCTCAGCCCAGGGCATCACGCTGACGGACAACCAGAGGAA GCTCTTCTTTCGCCGCCATTATCCAGTGAACAGCATCACCTTCGCCAGCACTGACCCTCAGGACCGGAG ATGGACCAACCCGGACGGGACCACCTCCAA GATCTTTGGTTTCGTGGCCAAGAAGCCGGGAAGCCCCTGGGAGAATGTGTGTCACCTCTTTGCAGAGCTTGACCCAGATCAGCCTGCAGGCGCCATTGTCA